The following nucleotide sequence is from Pseudomonas putida S13.1.2.
TGCCTTGAAAGCCGCTGTGAAGCGCCTGCATGGCGCCTATGGCCTGGCACTGATCAGCGCCAAGCAGCCTGACCGCCTGGTAGCTGCACGCAGCGGCAGCCCGCTGGTCATCGGTTTGGGCCTGGGTGAAAACTTCCTGGCGTCCGACCAGTTGGCCCTGCGCCAGGTCACCGATCGCTTCATGTACCTGGAAGAGGGCGACATTGCCGAAATTCGCCGTGACCAGGTCACCATCTGGGACCAGGCCGGCCACAAGGTCCAGCGCGAAACCGTGCAGTACCATGAAGGCGCTGAAGCTGCCGACAAGGGTAACTATCGCCACTTCATGCTCAAGGAAATCCACGAGCAGCCAAGCGTGGTGCAGCGCACCCTGGAAGGCCGCCTGGGCAAGGACAACGTACTGGTCCAGGCCTTCGGCCCGCAGGCTGCCGAACTGTTTGCCAAGGTGCGCAACGTGCAGATCGTTGCCTGTGGCACCAGCTACCACGCCGGTATGGTCGCCCGTTACTGGCTGGAAAGCCTGGCTGGCATCCCGTGCCAGGTAGAAGTCGCCAGCGAATTCCGTTACCGCAAAGTTGTGGTGCAGCCGGATACCCTGTTCGTCTCTATCTCGCAGTCTGGCGAAACCGCCGACACCCTGGCCGCGCTGCGTAACGCCAAGGAGCTGGGCTTCCTCGGCAGCCTGGCAATCTGCAACGTGGGCATCAGCTCGCTGGTGCGTGAGTCGGACCTGACCCTGCTGACCTTGGCCGGCCCGGAAATCGGTGTGGCCTCGACCAAAGCCTTCACCACCCAGTTGGTCTCGCTGATGCTGCTGACCTTGGCCCTCGGCCAGGTGCGCGGTACCTTGGAAGCAGGTGTCGAAGCCGAGCTGGTTGAAGAGCTGCGTCGCCTGCCGACCCGCCTGGGCGAAGCCTTGGCCATGGACGCTACGGTCGAGAAGATCGCCGAGCTGTTCGCCGACAAGCACCACACCCTGTTCCTCGGCCGTGGTGCACAGTACCCGGTGGCGATGGAAGGTGCGCTCAAGCTCAAGGAAATCTCCTACATCCACGCCGAAGCCTACCCGGCAGGCGAGCTGAAGCACGGCCCGCTGGCACTGGTGGATAACGATATGCCGGTGGTTACCGTTGCTCCGAACAACGAACTGCTGGAGAAGCTGAAATCCAACCTGCAGGAAGTGCGTGCCCGTGGTGGCGAGTTGGTAGTGTTTGCCGACGAGCACGCTGGCATGACCAATGGTGAAGGCACTCACGTGATCAAGGTTCCGCACATCGTCGATGCGCTGGCGCCGATCCTGTACACCATTCCACTGCAGCTGCTGTCGTATTACGTGGCCGTGCTGAAGGGCACCGACGTGGACCAGCCGCGTAACCTGGCCAAGTCGGTAACGGTTGAGTAAGAGGCCGTCGTTTGCCGGTAAAAGTGATTCTGTGGAATTAAAGCAGTCGCCCAACAATTAAAACTGTCGCCGGTAGAGGGGAAGCGCTCGCTCCCCTTCATCGGGCGGTACACCAGCCTCCCCGCGTGACCCCTCCCTACCTTGTACTGGCGTTTTCACATGCCCCTCTCGATTCTGCCTGATGAAACTCTTCCGTCATACGTGAGAAGGAACCTGCTGCTCTATTGGGCCGAGCCCAAGGCAGAGATCTTCGAAGCCCTGCGTACCCGTCATGTGATAAAGACGGCCGAAGTGAGAAGGCTCGCAGAAGCCATCGGCTGGCCTGGGTGCTATGGGTTCAATCGGCTTGTTCACAATCACACGCTGAACGCAGCGTTCCACGTCATCAAAAGTGACTGGGATGTTGCCTACTCAGGCACTCAGTACCTTTCTGAGGGGGAGCACTTCAGTGAATGGGATGCTTCCTTCTGCCCTGAATGCGTTAGGGAAGACCTCAAGATCCACGGGTTTTCATACTGGAGGCGCTATGGCGCGTCAAAGGTGTCGGTGTGCCCCAAGCACAACGCTGTCTTGATTAGGGATTGTCCTTTTTGCGGTAAGTTGTTCACTCGCATGGATCATGACCTTGATGTGATGTGGCGCACTTGCGGCGGCCGGCATCTCGCCGAAGCTGAGGTTGTTGCTAACCACGACCCATTGGCGCTCAAGCGTGCTGAGGTCTACCAGCGATTGTGCAGGTCGCCCCATATCATCTCTGGTTTGCATGCCGCCAAGGTGCTGCTGGATAAGGCTACCGCTTTGAGCCCGCAGCTCACTGGCGAGGACAGGTCAAAGATGCGGGCGATAGCCTCGACCATGAGCGATCTTGTAGAGAGGTTCGCCGATGTGCCATCACCGAGCCTTGAAAGTCGAGCTGGGACCATCACAGCAGTATTCGTTCATGCTGTCGTGGCGCTCTATGACAGCTATGACGATTTCGAACGTGAATTAATGACCCTAGCGGGGAGCGCTCGATGCACTGATTCGCTCTGGAGCAGCTATCGGATAGAGGACACAAAGTATGTCCACTTCGTAGAAGAAGACTACGTGCAGGGTTTGGGGGTTTGGTCCACCCCGCGCATTGTGTTGGATGACGTGGTAGTCCAGGTAGGTTGGCCTTGGCCTACATCCAAGCACTATCCCTGCTGCAACACCCCGCTGTCCATTCATGAAGGACCATCACAGCGCAATACTAACGTCGCCGCTTCGCCCAGCATTCCCAAGATCGGTTTAGCAAACGCGCGAGCTATCGGGATCATAAAACAGGCGTCGCAAGCCTCCACCCGCTGCGACGCCTGATGCAGGCAGCTAGTGTTCTACACCCGAATCGGTACCCGAACAGGTAGAGGGGTATGAACCCAGTTGCGCAAGCTCAGAGCTTTCAGCCCTGCGGCCCGTACCTGTGGGTCTCTATCGAGGGATCGCAAAGTCACAATTATGTTGACCGGCAAGGCTTCTGTCAGCTCGGGCTCGTATGCACGTAGGCGGGCTTTGGCTTGGAGCCCCCATTGTTTGACCGCTGTCCCGTTGGGGAAGGTCGCTCGATGGACCTTCACAGGGGACCACTTACCTCCAGCGGAAATTTGAGCGATCTCATATCCGCTCTGGCCTTCATCGCTGTCCATTGGAACCATGCCTTGGATGGTATCTCCCGTTATCGCACCGAAGCTCAACTCAACGTTTGCGCGTACATATTCGCTGCCCGAGTTGGGGTCCAGTGGGGGGGCATATGCCGCCGTGATGATCACTTCGCCCCGAAATTTGCCGTCCACAATCAAAACATCGGGGATCGGATAAGGGGTTTTCCGCCAGCGCATGTTGCCCGGTACCAAATTCGCCTGGAAAACGAGGGTGAAACTGTCGTCTGAATCGTAAAGGGCTTTAAGTACGTCCTCAGGCCGGCCTGCACCTAGATATCGGCGATGGTAAGAATCGTAATCAGGCGAAGAGAGCTGCGCTGCATGGATCATTAATGCCTTGACCAACGAAGGCGACGGATTCAGCGATGGACGCCCAGCCACAGCTTGCCATGCGTGGGCTGCCATGCACGATGCGAGGGGGGCCGCGTAACTCGTCCCAAAACCCAAGCGCAGCTGATTGTCGGGCCACAAGACTTTGAGGCTAGCGGAGCCGGCGTTCCACGGAGCGTGTACACCTCCGCCCACATGCGTGATGTCTGGTTTCGGAGTGAAGACTGGGCCAGGACCACAACGCGAGTAAGGTGCCGGGTGGCCAACAGCGCTGAGCGCGCCTGCAGCATCAATGTGGGATATCGAGCCCACAGTCAAAGCACGAACCGACTCCCCTGGACTCGAAATACGGTCAGCGAGCGTCGAGAGTTTTTGCCATTCGCGACGTGGGAGGTCGGTGTAGTTGCCTGCGGCCACGACGAAGAGCACCTGGTACTTATCACTAAGTTGATCCAGGGTCATCGCAAAGTCGCTGAATAGGCTATCGTCGCAAGGCTCACCCCCAAGGGAGATGTTCCATATTTTCACATCTGGCCGATTCTTTACCGCAGATTGAAGACGTAGCTCCAGATCAGACATGTACGAGCCAGAAGCTTCCAGTGCACACACGTCATGCACGAGGGCGGGCGTTGTTGGAATCCAGGCGTGCTTGTCGTTGAAGTGAGCTCCTCCTGCAACAAGCGAGGCTACCGCTGTGCCGTGCTCATAGTTGGTATCTGGGAAAAGCACATAGGGGTCCTGAGTTTGGACGTAGTGCTTAATGAGCGTGGCGTTCGGGCTTACGCCTGAGTCGAAGACTGCCACTGTCGGAAGCGTGACGGGCTGCTGGGCTGGCTGTACATGACTGGCTGTTGGTCCACCCATAGGCACTTGGACCGTGGTTCTGGGGTGGAAAAACTTTTCTGCGTAGATGGACCGGATGCCGGGGAAGTCTAGAATCCGATCAAGGGCATCATCTTGGATTTTGTCCAAGTCCCGAATGCCAATTATTGGCAGGCCACGCCCTTGGTCGATTTGGACGAACGGCAGCGATAGGGATTTCAGAATCTGCAGTATCGAATCGTAATTGAACGTATTGAATGTGCCCTGCTGGTACTGGAAGAGTCGCAAAACGGCACGACCATTTTCCAGGAGCCGGTGGCTTCCTTCCGGGTTTCGTCGTTGGCGACCCCAAGGCTCAATGGATTCGATCACACTCAGTTGGGATCGAATTTTCTTGGTGTCGCGGTGCAGGATCACACGATCAAACACGTCCAGACTGTTGGCAGAGGCCCCAACGAGCATCTCGTCAATCTGACCATGGCCAGCCGCCTGTAGCTGCGCTTCCTCTGCGACCAAGATGGGGCGGTGGGTTTTTGCGATTCCCTTTTCCCGCAGCTTGAGTACCAGGTGCGTCAAAGCCTGGGGATGAAGCACCTGCTCGCTGGAGAGCGCCGATGAAGCATCTGCGAGTGTTCTTGAGAGTGCCTGACGGTAAGCGGCGTTGACCTCTACGAGCTCTTTGCCACCACCGCCACCGCCACCCTCAATTGACGAGAGATCCACAGGCTGAAACGGGACATGTATGAACGGATTCTCAACCCTCGCATTCAACAGCGGTTGCGCGGGCGTGTTCTTGCGGGCCACTACTGGTCTCCTCCTTGAGGATCTTCGTGATTTGCCTAGTCGACAGGTCGTACAGCCTTCCCAATGTTCTCAGGGAAAAGTACTTTGGTGCCCATCCATTAAGCCACCGAACTTCTGACTCGACAGTAGATAGCACTCGGCCACCAGTAAGTGCAAGATTTAAACCTAGGCGTCGGATGAGCTGGTTTTCATCGACGCTGGATGCGTTCGACAAAACAGCCCCGCGCTTGGTATCTAGGCAGACCTGTTCAATGTTTGCCCCGGTGATTCCGTCAGACAACTGAGCTAGGACATCCAGATCCAACTGCTCGGCGCTGAACGGCTCCAGGTATTGTTTCCACAGCATTCGGCGCAATGCCAGGTCAGGCTCAGCCATAGGAATTCGGAAACTGAACCGGCGCCAGATGGCTGGGTCGAGCAACTGATCGTGATTGGTTGCAGCGACCAGAATGGTGCTCTCTGGGATGGCGTCTATGTTCTGCAGCAGTGCAATCACCACTCGCTGGAGCTCCCCGACATCACGCTCGTTCCCCCGAGCCCCCGCTAAGGCATCGAACTCATCTAGGAACAGTACACAGGGGCGCTGTTGGGAGTATTCGAACACCCTACGGAGGTTCCGGCTGGTCTGTCCCAGCAGACTGCTCACAAGCGTGTCGCACCGGACCGTTAGCAGTGGCAATTCAAGGTGCCCGGCAATATACCGGGCAAGCTTAGTTTTTCCTGTACCGGGCGGGCCGTATGCCAGCAAGCGGCTCGGCATGGCAGCGCCCACGCGTGCAAGGTCGTCGTATCGGCGGATATTTGCCAGAAACTCCTGGATTCGATTCTCGACTGCACTGGGCAGCAGCAACGAGCCTTTATCAAGCGAAGGGGTGCTTACGTCCACCGTATGCAGATGGCTTTCACCATCTGTAGGCAGGTTCGAGAAGCTAAAACCATGGGCAGCATCCTGGGCACTGGCTAGCGCTGCAGGAGCCCTTGCAAGGCGCTCTCTGATCATTCGGGCTTGTCGTTTGTCGCCGTCACTCTCCAGTTTGTCTGCCAGGAGGCCGGCATAATTCGAGGCCATGCTGGCATTCGCCTTGAGAGCTCCGTCCAGGATCTTCAAGATTTCTGAGAGGTATTCCACGGGATGATTCGCTCAAAGGGTTATCTGTTTCGGATTTCGGCGTTAGTGTAGCGTATCTGGTCAAAATCGTTTCGTATTACTGTCCTTCTGATTCACTATAGTGACCTGTGGAAATTTGCATTTCTGTCGTAAGGTGGCGGCGCCCTAGGGCTATGGCCCGGCGAGCGATGCCAATGGGATTGGCTTTTTTGAGGCAGGTATGGAGCAGAACGACCAAATCGAGCCGCTACTGGCGACCGTGCATACTCTCTTGCGAGCAGATGGTGCGGATGATGCTGCCGAGATCGTGCAGAAATACCCCGCCGCAGCGGAGCAGACGGGGTATGACAATTGGAATGGAGGCACCAACTACTGGCACATCCAGTTCAAGATGCCTGCTTCTGACTATGCTCGCCTTGGCGCGAAACGCAGCCAGCTGGAAGAGCAGATCACAGCCAAGCTACGCACCGTTACCGAGCATCAGGAGAATGATTGCTACTCTGCAGTGATCGTCCCAGACAGGGAGTTCCGCGCTGATTGGCGGTCGTCGAGTCAGTCAGAACTGCCTAAAAAGGTGCGACAAAACATCTTGGATGGTCTGCGCCTGGATGATGTCGACTGGAGCGGGCGGCTCAACGATGTGGAATTTTTGAGCCGGTTGTACGATCTGGAAGAAATGCCATCCACGGATAGCCGTTACAAGGATGCTGTTGGCGATATCTGGCAGCATCGCTGTAACAACGACGATTGGGAAAATGACTGGCTCTATAGCGACAGCCGCTTCCGCTTGGCTGAAGGGAGTGCCGATCACTTCCTGCGTTTTCTGTGTGAAATGGTCCATCCCTTGGTGCGACCCGATCGAGATGACGCGCTCAAGCTTGCGGAGCAGTTCAATGATCAACTGAAGGGCGCCGGATGGGAGCTGTATCAGGCTGAACTCATTGCTGGCCGACCGAGATTTGCGTTTCGGTCTCTAGAGCATAATGGTGGCCGCTCGGTACTCCGTGCTAAAGCTGTTGCAGATGCACTGAATGCAGGCTGGATGGCCAAGCAAATCGAACGTCTAGAGCTCGCCGTGGATACCGACCCGGAGTTGGCGATCGGCACCGCTAAAGAGCTTGTGGAGACCTGTTGCAAGTCGATTCTCACCAAGCGTGGTATCGCCTTCACCAAGTCAGATGACATGGGTGACTTGACGAAGAAGCTCACCAAAGCTCTTCAACTTGTGCCGGAGGGCGTAAGTGATGCTGCAAAAGGGGCTGAGAACGTTCGACTGATCCTGCGAAACCTCACGCAGATCACGAGCAATCTGACACAGCTAAGGGGCCTTTACGGGACAGGACACGGAAAGGACGGCCAGTATCGTGGTCTTCAACCGAGGCACGCTCGGTTAGCTGTTGCAGCGGCCGTCGCGTTTATCGACTTTGTGTCCGAGACGCACCGGCACCGGGAACACACGGAAAACGCCGAGAAAGCATGAGCTGAGTAGGTGGTCCAAGGGGCTGACCGGCTAGGTTCAGCTCGACTGTTGCAGATGTTCAATTCGTCTGTAGGTCTCATAAAGCGAGATCATGTCCCCTTGGGCCATCACCTCCAGGGGAGAACGTCCTTCGAAGAAATCATTGGCATTCTGCAGGTTTGGGAACCCTTGAACGTTTTCTTGATTTTCAAAGACCGTTCGCAACGCGGCATGAATGTTGAGCACCAAGCTGATTCGCTGCTGCTGATCCAGATCAAGGCGTACGCTGGCGCTGGAATCCCGTGAGATCTTCTGGCGGGTCGCGGTGGATATGCGAAGAATGCTTCCGACCTGCTCGGTGGTCGCGTTCCATCCATCAAGAATTCGCAGGGCTGCCCTTAACCCTACGGCCAACTGATTTTGAGTGAGCTCAGCATTGGCGTCCGTCATTTGAAATCTCTCCGTTACCGCGTATCTACAGTCCAAACCGCCGTTTGACTAGCTGATCATGAGGTCCGGTTTCCTCACCACAAGCTTCTTGACCATCTTCTCACCAGTCCAGGCCATCTGGAAATGAATGCGGAGGATCATGAGGGCTGGACGGCTTCAGTGCTGCAACCAGCCGAAGCACTCCCACTGCCTTTTCGAGCTGACGCGGTGATCTCTTGGAGAAAAGACCGGGTCAGCCCGTAGGCTTGTCTTTTTTGCAGAGCGCTGGCCAGCCTTGGAAGCGCCAAATAAATTTGCTGTTTTTTCAATGGAAGCTC
It contains:
- the glmS gene encoding glutamine--fructose-6-phosphate transaminase (isomerizing) encodes the protein MCGIVGAVAERNITAILIEGLKRLEYRGYDSAGLAVLTQGGELQRRRRIGKVSELDAAVVADPLAGQLGIAHTRWATHGAPTEGNAHPHFSGNEVAVVHNGIIENHEELREELKGLGYVFNSQTDTEVIVHLIDHTLKSIPDLADALKAAVKRLHGAYGLALISAKQPDRLVAARSGSPLVIGLGLGENFLASDQLALRQVTDRFMYLEEGDIAEIRRDQVTIWDQAGHKVQRETVQYHEGAEAADKGNYRHFMLKEIHEQPSVVQRTLEGRLGKDNVLVQAFGPQAAELFAKVRNVQIVACGTSYHAGMVARYWLESLAGIPCQVEVASEFRYRKVVVQPDTLFVSISQSGETADTLAALRNAKELGFLGSLAICNVGISSLVRESDLTLLTLAGPEIGVASTKAFTTQLVSLMLLTLALGQVRGTLEAGVEAELVEELRRLPTRLGEALAMDATVEKIAELFADKHHTLFLGRGAQYPVAMEGALKLKEISYIHAEAYPAGELKHGPLALVDNDMPVVTVAPNNELLEKLKSNLQEVRARGGELVVFADEHAGMTNGEGTHVIKVPHIVDALAPILYTIPLQLLSYYVAVLKGTDVDQPRNLAKSVTVE
- the iteA gene encoding anti-phage ATPase IteA, translating into MEYLSEILKILDGALKANASMASNYAGLLADKLESDGDKRQARMIRERLARAPAALASAQDAAHGFSFSNLPTDGESHLHTVDVSTPSLDKGSLLLPSAVENRIQEFLANIRRYDDLARVGAAMPSRLLAYGPPGTGKTKLARYIAGHLELPLLTVRCDTLVSSLLGQTSRNLRRVFEYSQQRPCVLFLDEFDALAGARGNERDVGELQRVVIALLQNIDAIPESTILVAATNHDQLLDPAIWRRFSFRIPMAEPDLALRRMLWKQYLEPFSAEQLDLDVLAQLSDGITGANIEQVCLDTKRGAVLSNASSVDENQLIRRLGLNLALTGGRVLSTVESEVRWLNGWAPKYFSLRTLGRLYDLSTRQITKILKEETSSGPQEHARATAVECEG
- a CDS encoding TniQ family protein, with the translated sequence MPLSILPDETLPSYVRRNLLLYWAEPKAEIFEALRTRHVIKTAEVRRLAEAIGWPGCYGFNRLVHNHTLNAAFHVIKSDWDVAYSGTQYLSEGEHFSEWDASFCPECVREDLKIHGFSYWRRYGASKVSVCPKHNAVLIRDCPFCGKLFTRMDHDLDVMWRTCGGRHLAEAEVVANHDPLALKRAEVYQRLCRSPHIISGLHAAKVLLDKATALSPQLTGEDRSKMRAIASTMSDLVERFADVPSPSLESRAGTITAVFVHAVVALYDSYDDFERELMTLAGSARCTDSLWSSYRIEDTKYVHFVEEDYVQGLGVWSTPRIVLDDVVVQVGWPWPTSKHYPCCNTPLSIHEGPSQRNTNVAASPSIPKIGLANARAIGIIKQASQASTRCDA
- the iteS gene encoding S8 family anti-phage peptidase IteS, with protein sequence MARKNTPAQPLLNARVENPFIHVPFQPVDLSSIEGGGGGGGKELVEVNAAYRQALSRTLADASSALSSEQVLHPQALTHLVLKLREKGIAKTHRPILVAEEAQLQAAGHGQIDEMLVGASANSLDVFDRVILHRDTKKIRSQLSVIESIEPWGRQRRNPEGSHRLLENGRAVLRLFQYQQGTFNTFNYDSILQILKSLSLPFVQIDQGRGLPIIGIRDLDKIQDDALDRILDFPGIRSIYAEKFFHPRTTVQVPMGGPTASHVQPAQQPVTLPTVAVFDSGVSPNATLIKHYVQTQDPYVLFPDTNYEHGTAVASLVAGGAHFNDKHAWIPTTPALVHDVCALEASGSYMSDLELRLQSAVKNRPDVKIWNISLGGEPCDDSLFSDFAMTLDQLSDKYQVLFVVAAGNYTDLPRREWQKLSTLADRISSPGESVRALTVGSISHIDAAGALSAVGHPAPYSRCGPGPVFTPKPDITHVGGGVHAPWNAGSASLKVLWPDNQLRLGFGTSYAAPLASCMAAHAWQAVAGRPSLNPSPSLVKALMIHAAQLSSPDYDSYHRRYLGAGRPEDVLKALYDSDDSFTLVFQANLVPGNMRWRKTPYPIPDVLIVDGKFRGEVIITAAYAPPLDPNSGSEYVRANVELSFGAITGDTIQGMVPMDSDEGQSGYEIAQISAGGKWSPVKVHRATFPNGTAVKQWGLQAKARLRAYEPELTEALPVNIIVTLRSLDRDPQVRAAGLKALSLRNWVHTPLPVRVPIRV
- a CDS encoding abortive infection family protein gives rise to the protein MEQNDQIEPLLATVHTLLRADGADDAAEIVQKYPAAAEQTGYDNWNGGTNYWHIQFKMPASDYARLGAKRSQLEEQITAKLRTVTEHQENDCYSAVIVPDREFRADWRSSSQSELPKKVRQNILDGLRLDDVDWSGRLNDVEFLSRLYDLEEMPSTDSRYKDAVGDIWQHRCNNDDWENDWLYSDSRFRLAEGSADHFLRFLCEMVHPLVRPDRDDALKLAEQFNDQLKGAGWELYQAELIAGRPRFAFRSLEHNGGRSVLRAKAVADALNAGWMAKQIERLELAVDTDPELAIGTAKELVETCCKSILTKRGIAFTKSDDMGDLTKKLTKALQLVPEGVSDAAKGAENVRLILRNLTQITSNLTQLRGLYGTGHGKDGQYRGLQPRHARLAVAAAVAFIDFVSETHRHREHTENAEKA
- a CDS encoding antitoxin Xre-like helix-turn-helix domain-containing protein, whose product is MTDANAELTQNQLAVGLRAALRILDGWNATTEQVGSILRISTATRQKISRDSSASVRLDLDQQQRISLVLNIHAALRTVFENQENVQGFPNLQNANDFFEGRSPLEVMAQGDMISLYETYRRIEHLQQSS